One window of the Salvelinus fontinalis isolate EN_2023a chromosome 2, ASM2944872v1, whole genome shotgun sequence genome contains the following:
- the alpk2 gene encoding alpha-protein kinase 2 translates to MEEDIPPLLEPDILTPACPSLSRRRMYRLCSTEAIPPLPDTQPKPALTSQGPEPHCCPGLSPSPGPGSMEPISPKPNTQTENSITDPGTLVLIHPPQGPVAPHRPCPSHKRIHGVGIGISVGPMEPIPPHSNTQASVTDPDTLNLIQETRQMRQITQKSDTVEGNVTDCHCDTHVLMLVTQDPVTGLLHHQHHVRTEKEDMAQSEGLAPGYHDATPPPVDAYWVLCDSITSVTHDGTEGASLKSSEENNDSPNELWLDACQYQTLAAEDGEGEEGAILGGDEWGLYPIRGSGVTECPDNTKESGFLLGTDAAIGQGGCDSDQWLSVPPFDRSVSTDSWYSTFSDWAVIVPGGGPRPEDFTGTAALTQKQGQAQAYPQTPMAIQHQAVEPRASTESPILAGPEELLEVGSLQDREGEGEDTQTEESHSGCISSAGQGDQEPVGELVITEDDCSAYPTDSHSTLGSSSDTLAFPTTKLYGLVINTTEAVLTPPPMSFSSSASGAAPVGRDVLEMETDIDISHKRDSYLLEDSVGRFQNQHLRDAVRNVTENNVSQLGGLFIEGEDEERSYGSVSVSGYPSSSKAHQVEHLCGDKRHQQSFKKFQCTTDSDRNTYLTAHRDTPSRGTKVDIHVSPNTDRKDLQETEGKRPQWGNPPFLMPVMPLAPLSLSVGRSLFCRTNSALEGDIIQASPKSSLLNEQKGQSCGFIQSNVPRLPVLPACFRGKFDKKTPVVNKEEKLLLTKTKRNTGSRDTTSEDKGGKLTICSGWNLNRDFPASSSSSEESTASWSLDRKKNITVPHEVSSLGKELSNYIIVTGDHLMISEKERVAYLTLDQENPLDSRTSLLKQIQSDRNKEPNHCVTADVKKGSKMPHKTRTHSKKDKPAVVHHLAPPTSKTQENLPLGSNIKCGPLTTREDGDDGSVTVKETIVITENVNTKGHAHGKKKKHSGKHSQNATVKSEGVEPLVEVENRAKQKTATNGKIDTFVAKFGPKAGKTKDKTTAALPCKKDSVHSDSAQKQPGVKSLVDASVISQGATVSDPSSKVPQSTIPIGQQPNDDVIKRRRLSEDKFGKHEPKAAVETTRRKAYSDVLKQRTHHAPKEVPRVVQRIQAVAVSGDPQSLSLGCQFTAVFTDYTVTWTREGAVLAEIKRSAGDESRVCLTITKASNKDLGKYRCSLLCSHGSVILDYLLTYEVLSEIVILAHPQKNTTAAPTELVGEEEDVKCSCLLFKEDFLSEQYFDKNQPASLVTEKEHFGEGMHRRAFRTRLKAGMVPVFTQGHHCVLKVHNAISYGTQNNEELVQKNYNLAVEECHVQNTAREYIKVWTAVAQAQEAFGEVPEIIPIYLVHRLSNDIPYATLEEELMGEFVKYSVRDGKEINLKRNDSEAGQKCCTFQHWVYHKTEGNLLVTDMQGVGMRLTDVGIATCKKGYKGFKGNCATSFIDQFKALHLCNKYCEILGLKSLQPKPKKTVVPKPKPTQPATKTKKTIGPTLKSKS, encoded by the exons ATGGAGGAAGATATACCACCCCTCTTAGAGCCAGACATCCTGACACCAGCCTGCCCCAGCCTTAGCCGCAGACGGATGTACAGGCTCTGTTCTACGGAGGCCATACCACCCCTcccagacacccagcctaaaccTGCACTCACCTCCCAGGGCCCAGAGCCCCACTGCTGCCCAGGTCTTAGCCCCAGCCCTGGCCCCGGCTCCATGGAGCCCATATCGCCTAAGCCAAATACCCAGACAGAGAACAGCATCACTGACCCTGGCACACTTGTCTTAATCCACCCCCCACAGGGGCCAGTGGCCCCTCATCGCCCCTGCCCCAGTCACAAACGGATACATGGTGTTGGTATTGGTATCAGTGTTGGCCCTATGGAACCTATACCCCCTCACTCAAATACCCAGGCCAGTGTCACTGACCCTGACACACTTAACCTAATCCAGGAGACGCGACAGATGCGACAGATTACCCAAAAAAGTGACACAGTGGAGGGCAATGTGACTGACTGTCACTGTGACACACATGTCTTAATGCTAGTCACCCAGGATCCGGTGACAGGACTCTTACACCACCAGCACCATGttaggacagagaaagaggacaTGGCCCAGTCAGAGGGACTAGCACCAGGCTATCATGATGCTACACCACCACCTGTTGATGCTTATTGGGTCTTATGTGATAGCATCACTAGTGTGACACATGATGGGACAGAGGGAGCTAGTTTAAAGTCCTCAGAGGAAAACAATGACAGTCCTAACGAGTTGTGGCTGGACGCCTGCCAGTATCAGACCCTGGCAGCTGAGGATGGGGAGGGGGAAGAAGGTGCTATTTTGGGTGGGGACGAGTGGGGCCTTTATCCTATCAGAGGCAGCGGTGTCACAGAATGTCCGGACAACACAAAGGAGTCGGGTTTCCTACTGGGAACGGACGCTGCTATTGGTCAGGGAGGCTGTGATTCGGACCAGTGGTTGTCTGTGCCACCTTTTGATAGGTCTGTGTCCACTGACAGCTGGTATAGCACGTTCTCCGACTGGGCTGTCATAGTTCCTGGAGGAGGACCGCGACCCGAAGACTTTACAGGAACAGCTGCACTCACACAGAAACAGGGACAGGCACAAGCATATCCACAGACACCCATGGCCATCCAACACCAGGCAGTGGAGCCACGAGCCAGCACAGAGAGCCCCATCCTCGCTGGGCCAGAAGAGCTACTGGAAGTGGGTAGCctccaggacagggaaggggaaggggaagacACCCAGACAGAGGAGTCCCACAGCGGGTGCATATCATCAGCAGGGCAGGGAGATCAGGAGCCTGTTGGAGAGCTGGTGATCACTGAGGATGACTGCTCTGCCTATCCCACAGATAGCCACTCAACCCTGGGTTCATCGTCTGACACACTGGCCTTTCCCACCACCAAACTCTACGGGCTGGTGATCAATACGACTGAGGCAGTGCTGACTCCTCCGCCCATGTCCTTTTCCTCATCCGCCTCGGGTGCTGCTCCTGTGGGGAGAGATGTGTTGGAAATGGAAACAGACATTGATATTAGCCACAAGAGAGACAGTTATTTACTAGAGGACAGTGTTGGCAGATTTCAGAACCAG CACCTTAGAGATGCAGTGCGGAATGTGACAGAAAATAATGTCTCCCAGCTGGGCGGCTTGTTCATTGAGGGGGAAGATGAAGAAAGAAGTTATGGGTCGGTGAGCGTCTCCGGTTACCCTTCCAGTAGCAAGGCACATCAGGTGGAGCATCTGTGTGGCGACAAGAGACATCAACAGTCATTTAAGAAGTTTCAATGTACCACAGACTCTGACAGGAACACATACTTGacggcacacagagacacaccgtcCCGAGGCACTAAGGTGGACATACATGTGTCCCCCAACACAGACAGGAAGGACCTCCAGGAGACAGAGGGGAAGAGGCCACAGTGGGGGAATCCACCATTTTTAATGCCTGTTATGCCTTTAGCTCCTCTGAGTCTCAGCGTGGGCCGATCTCTCTTTTGCCGGACGAACAGTGCTTTGGAAGGGGATATCATCCAAGCCAGTCCTAAGAGCTCACTACTCAATGAACAGAAAGGTCAGAGTTGTGGGTTTATACAATCTAATGTGCCCCGACTGCCCGTTTTGCCCGCCTGTTTCCGAGGGAAGTTTGATAAGAAGACACCTGTGGTAAACAAAGAGGAAAAACTGTTGTTGACGAAAACAAAGAGGAATACAGGTTCTAGAGATACAACATCAGAGGACAAAGGTGGAAAGTTGACTATTTGCTCTGGGTGGAATCTGAACAGGGACTTTCCAGCATCGTCTTCGTCAAGTGAGGAATCAACAGCATCTTGGTCTCTTGACAGAAAGAAAAACATCACAGTCCCACATGAGGTCAGCTCCCTCGGTAAAGAACTCTCCAACTATATCATTGTGACCGGTGATCACTTGATGATCTCAGAGAAGGAACGTGTTGCATACTTAACTCTAGACCAGGAGAACCCGCTAGACTCCAGAACGTCCTTGTTGAAACAAATACAATCAGACAGAAATAAAGAACCCAATCACTGTGTTACAGCAGACGTAAAGAAAGGCTCCAAGATGCCTCATAAAACCAGAACACACTCCAAAAAAGACAAGCCAGCTGTGGTTCACCATCTGGCCCCACCAACCTCCAAAACACAAGAGAACCTACCGCTCGGATCTAACATTAAATGTGGTCCCCTAACAACACGCGAGGATGGCGACGATGGATCTGTGACTGTCAAAGAGACTATCGTCATAACAGAGAACGTTAACACCAAAGGCCACGCCCACGGGAAGAAGAAGAAACACTCTGGGAAACACTCCCAGAATGCAACAGTGAAGAGCGAGGGGGTAGAGCCCCTGGTTGAGGTGGAGAACAGGGCTAAACAGAAGACTGCTACCAATGGGAAAATAGACACCTTTGTTGCCAAATTTGGACCCAAGGCTGGGAAAACCAAAGATAAGACTACAGCAGCTCTGCCTTGTAAGAAGGACAGTGTTCATTCAGACAGCGCTCAGAAACAACCTGGTGTGAAATCTTTGGTTGACGCTTCTGTCATCAGCCAAGGTGCCACAGTGAGTGACCCTTCCTCCAAGGTGCCCCAGTCTACCATCCCCATTGGCCAGCAGCCCAATGATGATGTCATCAAGCGGCGCCGTCTGTCTGAGGACAAGTTTGGTAAACACGAACCCAAGGCTGCTGTTGAGACAACTCGTAGGAAGGCCTACAGCGATGTACTGAAACAGAGAACACATCATGCACCAAAAGAAG TGCCCAGAGTGGTGCAGCGGATCCAGGCAGTGGCTGTCAGTGGCGATCCTCAGAGTCTCAGTCTAGGGTGTCAGTTCACGGCTGTCTTTACTGACTACACCGTCACCTGGACCAGAGAGGGGGCAGTGCTGGCTGAGATCAAGAGAAG TGCTGGAGATGAGAGCAGAGTGTGCCTCACCATCACCAAGGCCTCCAATAAAGATCTGGGGAAGTACCGCTGTAGTCTCCTCTGTTCCCATGGCTCTGTCATCCTGGACTACCTCCTCACCTACGAGG TGCTGAGTGAGATTGTCATCCTGGCTCATCCCCAGAAAAACACCACAG cTGCTCCCACTGAGCTAGTAGGCGAAGAGGAGGATGTGAAATGTTCCTGTCTGTTGTTCAAAGAGGACTTCCTGTCAGAGCAGTACTTTGATaagaaccagccagccagtctggTGACAGAGAAGGAACACTTTGGAGAGGGTATGCACCGAAGGGCCTTCCGGACCAGGCTCAAGGCCGGTATGGTGCCCGTCTTCACCCAGGGCCACCACTGTGTGCTCAAGGTACACAACGCTATCAGCTACGGGACCCAGAACAACGAGGAGTTGGTTCAGAAAAACTATAACCTGGCCGTGGAG GAGTGCCATGTTCAGAACACAGCCAGAGAGTACATCAAGGTCTGGACAGCCGTGGCCCAGGCACAGGAAGCCTTCGGAGAAGTTCCAGA gaTTATACCAATATACCTGGTCCACCGTCTGTCTAACGACATCCCGTATGCCACCCTGGAAGAGGAGCTGATGGGGGAGTTTGTCAAGTACTCTGTTCGGGACGGAAAGGAGATCAACCTAAAGAGGAATGACTCAGAGGCAGGACAGAAGTGTTGTACCTTCCAGCACTGGGTCTACCACAAGACTGAGGGTAACCTGCTCGTCACTGACATGCAAG GAGTTGGCATGAGATTGACAGATGTTGGAATAGCCACGTGTAAGAAAGG ATACAAGGGGTTCAAGGGGAACTGTGCCACGTCATTCATTGATCAGTTCAAAGCCTTGCATCTGTGCAACAAGTACTGTGAGATCCTTGGACTCAAGTCTTTACAGCCAAAACCCAAAAAGACTGTGGTTCCTAAACCCAAGCCAACTCAACCTGCCACAAAGACTAAAAAGACTATCGGACCCACCCTGAAGAGCAAATCCTGA